Sequence from the Priestia megaterium genome:
ATTTTCAGATGCTATACTCAGAAGCGAAATACATAATAAAGGAGCCTTTCATCATGACAGTTGAACAAATTACCCATCACTTTTTAGCACATCGAAACGTAACTAATGAATTAATCAACAAAATTGAAGCAGGTCACTACGAATACAAGCCTGCCCCGACATCTATGTCCGCTTTTGACTTATCTACGCATATTTTAACATCTTTTTATGCATTTGCATCAGTGGTAAAATCCGGTGATTTATCTCCACTTGGACAAAAAGCTGATTTTAGCGGTAAGTCATTATCGGACCTTGCAGCTGAATATACGAAAAAAACAGTAGACGTATTACGCTCACTTAGCGAAGATGATTTAAACAAAACAATTGACGCAACTGCAGCGTTTGGAAGAAAGCTTCCCGGAAGACAACTTTTACAAATGGCCATTGACCATGAAATTCATCATAAAGGAAATTTATACGTCTACGTACGTGAGATGGGTCATACAGATCTTCCTCTATTTGTTCAGTTCGGTTAATAGCTATAAAATAGTTCATGCTTGTAAGCGCCCAAGCTAAAAGTTTGGTGCGCTTTTTCTTTGCAGTTTTCGGCATAATAAGTGAGATATATGGTATAATTCTATCAATAACTTCATATCTACTATTCAAAGCTTGTTTCTTCTTATAAAACGATAGTCATCATCTTTTACAAAGGAGGAATCACTTCATGAGTCAAACTGTTAATCAACAAAAAATTGCTCAAGTGTATCATCTTCCGTTTGTTTCTTCATTTGGAGGAAGTGCTATGAACCTTCTTTCTCCTCAAGCTGGCGAACATATTTTAGATATTGGCTGCGGCACTGGCGAATTTATTTCGCAGCTCAATAAGCTTCATGTCCGTGCAACGGGCATCGATTGCTCTGAAAATATGATTGAACAGGCTCGTCATCAGTACCCAACTCTATCCTTTGAACAGTTAAATGCCCTTAACCTTCCTTATTACGAACAATTTGACGCAGTTTTTTCCAATGCAACTTTACACGACATCCGTCCCCCTCACCTTGTCATTAAAAACATTTACAATGCTTTAAAACCAAATGGCCGATTTGTAGCAGAATTTTGGGGAAAAGGAAACATGGACGAAATTTTCACAGAAATCATTCGTCAATTTAAAACGTTTGATATCCCGTATAATGATGAAGATTTCCCATGGTACTTTCCTTCTGTAGCTGAATATTCTTCTCTTTTGGAATCACAGAATTTTCAAGTCACCACGGCTATCCACTACAGCCGTCCCTTCTTGTTAAAAGGGGAAAACGGCTTGCGTAATTGGCTGGAAACAAATGCAGCCCCTCTTTTTGCTCACGTGACGACAGAAACAAAAAATGTCCTCATTACGCGCTTAGAAAATCGAATGCAAGACAAACTATTTCAAAATGGATCTTGGCTAGCAGAAGCTAAACATATACGTGTACATGCTGTAAAACGAGATTAAAAAATGGACGTGATTCTATTCACGTCCATTTTCGTTAAAGTGCAGCCAATATCCTTTTCCTCGAATCACTTCGATTTCTAAATACGTTCCTATTTTTTTACGAACCCGGTAAATCAGCGCATTCAGCTCTTCCGCTGCTACTAGAATTTCTCCATTTGACTCTACTCGTTCAGGCCAAACGCTTTTTTTTAATGCTTCTTTTGAAACAAATTGATTGTTGTATTCTAGAAGATAAGCTAAGCACGCGTATTCTTTATCTGACAGAATATACGTTTCCTCTTTTACTTTTACTTTCTGCAAAATTGGATC
This genomic interval carries:
- a CDS encoding DinB family protein, whose translation is MTVEQITHHFLAHRNVTNELINKIEAGHYEYKPAPTSMSAFDLSTHILTSFYAFASVVKSGDLSPLGQKADFSGKSLSDLAAEYTKKTVDVLRSLSEDDLNKTIDATAAFGRKLPGRQLLQMAIDHEIHHKGNLYVYVREMGHTDLPLFVQFG
- a CDS encoding class I SAM-dependent methyltransferase; the encoded protein is MSQTVNQQKIAQVYHLPFVSSFGGSAMNLLSPQAGEHILDIGCGTGEFISQLNKLHVRATGIDCSENMIEQARHQYPTLSFEQLNALNLPYYEQFDAVFSNATLHDIRPPHLVIKNIYNALKPNGRFVAEFWGKGNMDEIFTEIIRQFKTFDIPYNDEDFPWYFPSVAEYSSLLESQNFQVTTAIHYSRPFLLKGENGLRNWLETNAAPLFAHVTTETKNVLITRLENRMQDKLFQNGSWLAEAKHIRVHAVKRD